Proteins from a single region of Croceicoccus marinus:
- a CDS encoding glycoside hydrolase family 3 protein, whose protein sequence is MARRKLTGARKFALLAAAMTLAAWQPAQAQEAEPANWPQIASPDALTDAETEAMITRLIARMSLEEKIGQMIQADIASIVPEDLRRYPLGSVLAGGSSAPLGKPDRSPGRDWADTAMAFERVAMEQRQGHVAIPLLFGVDAVHGNNNIVGATLFPHNIGLGAARDPDLIRRIGLATAREAAAAGVNWTFAPTVAVPQDDRWGRTYEGYSEDPAIVRAYAGEMTRGLQGEPGEGTIQDGYIAGSAKHFLGDGGTTGGIDQGDNAATEQELVDIHAAGYPPAIEAGIMSIMASFNSWRGRKMHGNESLLTDVLKERMGFDGFVVGDWNGHAQIEGCTATDCPQTFIAGLDMAMAPDSWKGLFDTNLAHARAGTIPMERVDDAVRRILRVKAGLGLFDAARPWTNRDGVIGSAEHRAIAREAVRKSLVLLKNDGVLPLKADANLLVAGPAADDIGLQSGGWTLSWQGDGNTNADFPNGQSIFSGIQEAVSAAGGSATLSTDGSFTRRPDAAIVVFGEEPYAEMRGDVRTLEFQAGDKQALALLQTLKAQGIPTVSVFLSGRPLWVNPELNRSDAFVAAWLPGSEGGGIADVLIADAEGAPRHDFTGRLSFSWPKTAGQFTLNAGDADYDPLFPLGYGLSYASPGSVPQLAEVAGVDASLANTSLFFARGRVPAPFAWEEGSAAARSPVDGPQTQEGAVRLSWPAGTEATARIAGPDLDLTRETNAKVLLQIEYRVAQPASGPVTMSLGSGTIDASALFGAAGEWRTVRVPLECFAAAGTDVASVSSPFALTASGPLIVDIADLRLATDPEGAFCPLEP, encoded by the coding sequence ATGGCACGACGGAAATTGACGGGCGCACGCAAGTTCGCGTTGCTGGCGGCGGCGATGACGCTGGCCGCGTGGCAGCCCGCGCAGGCGCAGGAAGCCGAACCGGCGAACTGGCCGCAGATCGCCAGCCCGGACGCGCTGACCGATGCCGAGACCGAGGCGATGATTACCCGCCTGATCGCGCGCATGAGCCTTGAAGAAAAGATCGGACAGATGATCCAGGCCGACATCGCCTCGATCGTGCCCGAGGATCTGCGCCGCTATCCGCTGGGTTCGGTGCTGGCTGGCGGCAGTTCGGCGCCGCTGGGCAAGCCCGACCGTTCGCCCGGCAGGGACTGGGCCGACACCGCGATGGCGTTCGAGCGGGTGGCGATGGAGCAGCGGCAAGGCCATGTCGCGATCCCGCTGCTGTTCGGCGTGGACGCGGTGCACGGCAACAACAATATCGTGGGCGCGACGCTGTTTCCGCATAACATCGGGCTGGGCGCGGCGCGCGACCCGGACCTGATCCGCCGCATCGGCCTTGCCACCGCGCGCGAGGCGGCGGCCGCGGGCGTCAACTGGACCTTCGCGCCCACCGTCGCGGTACCGCAGGACGACCGCTGGGGCCGCACCTATGAAGGCTATTCCGAGGATCCGGCCATCGTGCGCGCCTATGCGGGCGAGATGACGCGCGGCCTTCAGGGCGAGCCCGGCGAGGGCACGATCCAGGACGGCTATATCGCGGGCAGCGCCAAGCATTTCCTGGGCGACGGCGGAACCACCGGCGGCATCGACCAAGGCGACAATGCCGCGACCGAGCAGGAGCTGGTCGACATTCACGCCGCGGGCTATCCCCCCGCGATCGAGGCGGGGATCATGTCGATCATGGCCTCGTTCAATTCGTGGCGTGGCCGCAAGATGCACGGTAATGAATCGCTGCTGACCGATGTGCTGAAGGAGCGGATGGGCTTCGACGGTTTCGTCGTCGGCGACTGGAACGGCCATGCGCAGATCGAAGGCTGCACCGCCACCGATTGCCCCCAGACCTTTATCGCCGGGCTGGATATGGCGATGGCGCCGGACAGCTGGAAGGGGCTTTTCGACACCAACCTGGCCCATGCGCGCGCAGGCACGATCCCGATGGAGCGGGTGGACGACGCGGTCCGCCGCATCCTGCGCGTCAAGGCCGGGCTGGGCCTGTTCGACGCGGCCCGCCCGTGGACCAATCGCGATGGGGTAATCGGTTCGGCCGAGCACCGCGCGATTGCCCGCGAGGCGGTGCGCAAGTCGCTGGTGCTGCTGAAGAACGATGGCGTGCTGCCGCTGAAAGCCGATGCGAACCTGCTGGTCGCAGGGCCTGCGGCGGACGATATCGGTCTGCAATCGGGCGGCTGGACGCTGAGCTGGCAGGGCGATGGCAACACCAATGCCGATTTCCCCAATGGACAGTCGATCTTCTCGGGCATCCAGGAAGCTGTCAGCGCCGCGGGCGGCAGCGCCACGCTGAGCACCGACGGCAGCTTCACCCGGCGCCCCGACGCGGCCATCGTGGTATTCGGCGAGGAACCCTATGCCGAGATGCGCGGCGACGTTCGCACGCTGGAATTCCAGGCGGGCGACAAGCAGGCGCTGGCACTGCTGCAGACGCTGAAGGCGCAGGGAATTCCCACCGTCTCGGTCTTCCTGTCGGGCCGCCCGCTGTGGGTGAACCCCGAGCTTAACCGGTCCGACGCGTTTGTCGCGGCCTGGCTGCCGGGATCGGAAGGCGGCGGCATCGCCGATGTGCTGATCGCCGATGCGGAGGGCGCGCCGCGCCATGATTTCACCGGCCGCCTGTCGTTCAGCTGGCCGAAAACCGCGGGCCAGTTCACGCTGAACGCCGGGGACGCGGATTACGACCCGCTGTTCCCGCTGGGCTACGGCCTGTCCTATGCCAGCCCCGGCAGCGTGCCGCAGCTCGCCGAGGTTGCAGGCGTGGATGCCAGCCTTGCCAATACCAGCCTGTTCTTCGCGCGGGGCCGCGTGCCCGCGCCCTTCGCATGGGAGGAAGGCAGCGCCGCCGCGCGCAGCCCGGTTGACGGGCCGCAGACCCAGGAAGGCGCGGTGCGGCTGAGCTGGCCCGCAGGAACCGAAGCGACCGCGCGGATCGCCGGGCCGGACCTCGACCTGACGCGCGAGACCAATGCCAAGGTGCTGCTGCAGATCGAATATCGCGTCGCGCAGCCCGCCAGCGGTCCGGTCACCATGTCGCTGGGATCGGGTACCATCGATGCGAGCGCCCTGTTCGGTGCCGCCGGCGAATGGCGCACCGTGCGGGTGCCGCTGGAATGCTTCGCCGCCGCCGGGACCGATGTCGCCAGTGTCTCCAGCCCCTTTGCGCTGACCGCCAGCGGTCCGCTGATTGTCGACATTGCCGATTTGCGGCTCGCCACCGACCCTGAGGGCGCGTTCTGCCCGTTGGAGCCGTGA
- a CDS encoding serine hydrolase domain-containing protein — MRGRAASPGPWVKIRQDGRDVYSQAVGWRDREARAPMREDTIFRIASQSKALTSVAVMMLMEEGRLLLNDPVGKFLPEWQQTSVAVPRDGGGYDIVPADRAITIRDLLTHTAGISYGYGPAADAWREAGITDWYFADRDEPVSAVVARMAALPMDRQPGEAFVYGYNTDILGVVVEKISGQTLDAFLRERLIDPLGMTDTSFYLPDDKADRLAVVYADEDEGISRAPDAGDASGRPYGQGHYLNGPRAAFSGGAGLLSTAADYSRFLEMMRRGGELDGKRYLGPKTVELMTVNHLADAVDYTPGMGFGLGFAIREDLGLAGEPGSEGEFAWGGAYHSTYWVDPKERMTVSYMVQLIPSGDNDLQGKLRTLIYQAME, encoded by the coding sequence ATGCGCGGCAGGGCCGCATCGCCGGGGCCGTGGGTCAAGATCCGGCAGGACGGGCGCGACGTCTATTCGCAGGCCGTCGGCTGGCGTGACCGCGAAGCGCGCGCCCCCATGCGCGAGGACACGATCTTCCGCATCGCATCGCAGAGCAAGGCGCTGACCAGCGTCGCTGTGATGATGCTGATGGAAGAGGGCAGGCTGCTGCTGAACGATCCGGTCGGCAAGTTCCTGCCCGAATGGCAGCAGACCAGTGTCGCGGTCCCCCGCGATGGCGGCGGCTATGACATCGTACCCGCCGACCGGGCGATCACGATCCGCGACCTGCTGACGCATACGGCGGGCATATCCTATGGCTATGGCCCGGCCGCCGATGCCTGGCGCGAGGCGGGGATCACCGACTGGTATTTCGCCGACCGTGACGAGCCGGTGTCCGCCGTGGTCGCCCGCATGGCGGCGCTGCCGATGGACCGCCAGCCGGGCGAGGCCTTCGTCTATGGCTATAACACCGACATCCTTGGCGTGGTGGTCGAAAAGATCAGCGGGCAGACGCTGGACGCGTTCCTGCGCGAACGGCTGATCGATCCGCTGGGGATGACCGACACCTCGTTCTATCTGCCGGACGACAAGGCGGACCGGCTGGCGGTTGTCTATGCGGATGAGGACGAGGGCATCAGCCGCGCTCCCGATGCGGGCGATGCGAGTGGGCGGCCCTATGGACAGGGGCACTATCTGAACGGCCCGCGCGCGGCCTTTTCGGGCGGGGCGGGGCTGCTGTCCACGGCGGCCGATTACAGCCGTTTCCTGGAAATGATGCGCCGCGGGGGCGAGCTTGACGGAAAGCGCTATCTAGGCCCCAAGACGGTGGAGCTGATGACGGTCAACCATCTTGCCGATGCGGTCGACTATACGCCGGGCATGGGCTTTGGCCTGGGCTTCGCGATCCGCGAGGACCTGGGCCTGGCTGGCGAGCCGGGATCGGAAGGCGAATTTGCCTGGGGCGGCGCCTACCACAGCACCTATTGGGTCGACCCGAAGGAGCGGATGACCGTGTCATACATGGTCCAGCTGATCCCCTCGGGCGACAATGACCTGCAGGGCAAGCTGCGCACACTGATCTATCAGGCGATGGAATAG